The following proteins are co-located in the Polystyrenella longa genome:
- a CDS encoding dicarboxylate/amino acid:cation symporter, protein MKSLLNLPLHYQILIALIVGSLLGIAFKPPVVTPQNIVGTVQIENGDFVLSETGDGGKTYFQTTIKATPDDPDKQMGELERRFDAVAEVIKAAPGQSEYTYTISDPSVQLISERNSITIRYVREQEGKQAISSIKAASRDTLIKEHPAWVSFYDEQSQDWRHILVLGAKALGDIFLSLLKMVTIPLIVTSLISGITGLGSSSQFGRMFGRTLLYYLCTSVLAITTGLIMVNLIQPGVGAILPGGGEIVAGENESLAGVFLGLVDKLIPTNIVEALANADFLSIIFFSILFGIFTIYAGGKTAEFITKMANSGFEVMMRMTMGIIHLAPLGVLAFMYYATATQGLDIFITLSWYMLAVFMALLFHAAVVLPLILKFVAKTSPLAFAKAMSPALMTAFSTASSNATLPLTITSVEQRGKVSNKVSSFVLPLGATINMDGTALYEAVAVLFIAQATPGIDLIIMDQILVAVTALLASVGAAGIPHAGLVMMAIVLQAVGLPLEAQGIIIAVDRVLDMCRTTVNVWSDSCGCAVIDRFESGTTGSTDEVLIAGEG, encoded by the coding sequence ATGAAATCGTTATTGAATCTTCCGCTGCATTATCAAATTTTAATCGCACTGATCGTTGGCTCACTTCTGGGTATCGCCTTCAAACCACCCGTGGTGACGCCGCAGAATATTGTCGGAACAGTTCAAATCGAGAACGGTGACTTTGTCCTCTCTGAAACTGGTGACGGAGGAAAAACTTACTTTCAAACGACGATCAAAGCGACACCGGATGATCCGGACAAACAGATGGGAGAGTTGGAACGCCGATTCGACGCTGTAGCGGAAGTCATCAAAGCGGCTCCCGGACAATCCGAATACACGTACACGATCTCGGATCCTTCCGTTCAACTGATTTCGGAACGGAACAGCATCACTATCCGTTACGTGCGAGAGCAAGAGGGCAAACAGGCGATCTCTTCCATCAAGGCGGCTTCCCGTGATACTTTAATAAAGGAACATCCCGCCTGGGTCAGTTTCTACGATGAACAGAGTCAGGACTGGCGACACATCCTCGTGTTGGGGGCGAAAGCCCTTGGTGATATTTTCCTGTCGCTGCTCAAAATGGTAACCATTCCACTGATTGTAACCTCATTAATTTCGGGGATTACTGGTCTCGGTTCGAGTTCACAATTCGGCCGCATGTTCGGTCGTACTTTATTGTATTACCTCTGTACTTCAGTACTGGCGATCACCACCGGATTGATCATGGTTAATCTGATTCAACCAGGAGTAGGAGCGATTTTGCCCGGAGGTGGTGAAATTGTCGCCGGAGAAAACGAATCGCTGGCGGGTGTTTTCCTGGGTCTTGTGGATAAATTGATTCCGACCAACATCGTAGAAGCCCTGGCGAATGCCGATTTTCTATCCATCATTTTCTTCAGTATTCTGTTTGGTATCTTCACAATCTATGCGGGTGGAAAAACAGCCGAGTTCATCACAAAAATGGCAAATTCTGGCTTTGAAGTGATGATGCGAATGACCATGGGGATCATTCATCTGGCCCCACTTGGAGTGCTCGCCTTCATGTATTACGCCACGGCCACACAAGGCCTGGATATCTTTATCACGTTAAGCTGGTATATGCTGGCTGTCTTTATGGCATTGCTGTTTCACGCCGCTGTGGTTCTTCCCCTGATTCTCAAATTCGTGGCAAAGACCTCTCCGCTCGCCTTTGCGAAAGCAATGAGCCCTGCCCTGATGACGGCCTTCTCTACTGCCTCTTCTAATGCCACCCTTCCGTTAACGATCACCAGCGTGGAACAACGGGGCAAAGTCTCAAACAAGGTCAGTTCATTCGTACTTCCTTTGGGAGCCACGATCAACATGGATGGAACCGCCCTGTATGAGGCAGTGGCTGTTCTCTTTATCGCACAGGCGACGCCCGGAATTGATCTGATAATCATGGATCAGATTCTGGTGGCAGTGACCGCCCTGCTCGCCAGTGTGGGAGCAGCGGGAATCCCACATGCGGGACTTGTGATGATGGCAATTGTGTTGCAGGCAGTCGGTTTACCGCTGGAAGCACAGGGAATCATCATTGCCGTCGACCGCGTTCTCGACATGTGCCGCACGACAGTTAATGTCTGGAGCGACTCCTGTGGTTGTGCCGTGATCGACCGCTTTGAATCCGGAACTACCGGTTCTACCGATGAGGTTCTCATCGCTGGTGAAGGTTAA
- a CDS encoding PP2C family protein-serine/threonine phosphatase, whose amino-acid sequence MNHGLKISTASVPQRQWLDPDFLAWIQSNCSELRKITGWPVHFVPSQQNSTEKEPQAPVQEHCWVTEVNDGETRVGHLRVDLPDIDPPECSFQTMREMVELTSKLLSACSVRQRLSVTYAQELSTLVSLDFTCSTEMNLIDRLSSILDVAIELSGYKEAGFYLLEPENSCLKLRVRTSRASFRIPQTQRELTVDSADVEIFSQGSLLVRRNQESEYEESLPHDAAVGFGLVVKSETGPLGTVWFWDRRDKVPTEREIHVLQSISTQIAQMLEKVVLMKESAVQRRMQHDLIQASACQPEQIVQYQPENGLWEAAGICTSRFELGGDVFELIALDEHHTLIAVGDASGDSVPAAMIMSTVRGALRSLASSPIEELMDPAAIMYRVNNVLCELTPSHQFMSMLIGILDTSENCFRYSNAGHPTPFYSRDCEVEALQSHGVLLGVMEDAEYDYSELSLRPQSLLVFYSDGISEAMNDRKKLFHSEGIVRGLKGCLLGTAQEVFEEIWANMEGHSQGADEPDDRTLVILRMLSDSE is encoded by the coding sequence ATGAATCATGGATTAAAAATTAGCACAGCTTCTGTACCTCAACGTCAGTGGCTCGACCCTGACTTTCTCGCCTGGATCCAATCCAATTGCAGCGAATTGCGAAAGATCACTGGATGGCCGGTGCACTTTGTGCCCTCTCAACAGAATTCAACTGAAAAAGAGCCTCAGGCTCCCGTTCAGGAACATTGCTGGGTGACGGAAGTCAACGACGGTGAAACTCGTGTAGGACATCTTCGCGTCGATTTACCCGACATCGATCCGCCAGAATGTTCTTTCCAAACCATGCGTGAAATGGTCGAACTGACCAGCAAGCTACTCAGCGCCTGCTCCGTTCGTCAGCGGCTTTCGGTCACCTACGCTCAGGAACTGTCGACGCTCGTGTCGCTCGATTTCACCTGCTCTACGGAAATGAATCTGATCGACCGACTAAGCAGCATTCTCGATGTTGCCATTGAACTATCCGGTTACAAAGAGGCCGGGTTCTATTTACTTGAACCTGAAAACAGCTGCCTCAAACTTCGCGTGCGTACGTCTCGGGCGAGTTTTAGAATTCCTCAGACTCAGCGGGAATTAACTGTCGACTCCGCCGATGTGGAAATCTTCTCCCAGGGTTCCCTTCTGGTGCGGCGCAATCAGGAGAGCGAGTATGAAGAGTCTCTTCCGCATGATGCGGCCGTCGGATTCGGTCTGGTTGTGAAATCGGAGACGGGACCGCTGGGGACTGTCTGGTTCTGGGATCGTCGCGACAAAGTTCCAACGGAACGCGAAATCCACGTGCTGCAATCAATCTCAACTCAGATCGCACAAATGCTGGAGAAGGTGGTGCTCATGAAAGAGAGCGCCGTCCAGCGTCGCATGCAGCATGACCTGATTCAAGCTTCCGCCTGTCAACCGGAACAGATTGTTCAGTATCAACCGGAGAACGGCCTCTGGGAAGCTGCCGGAATATGCACAAGTCGTTTTGAACTCGGCGGCGACGTCTTCGAATTGATCGCTCTAGACGAGCATCACACTTTGATTGCTGTCGGAGATGCCTCGGGTGACAGTGTTCCCGCCGCGATGATCATGTCGACCGTCCGAGGTGCGCTGCGTTCTCTTGCCAGTTCTCCCATTGAAGAGCTAATGGACCCGGCTGCGATTATGTATCGAGTCAATAACGTGTTGTGTGAACTGACACCCTCCCATCAGTTCATGAGCATGCTTATTGGAATTCTCGATACTTCTGAGAATTGCTTTCGATATTCCAACGCGGGACATCCCACGCCATTTTATTCACGCGATTGTGAAGTAGAAGCGTTACAGTCGCATGGAGTTCTGCTGGGAGTGATGGAAGATGCTGAGTATGACTACTCTGAACTTAGCCTTCGTCCGCAGAGCCTTCTTGTCTTCTACAGTGACGGCATCAGCGAAGCGATGAATGATCGAAAAAAGTTATTTCATTCCGAGGGAATCGTTCGTGGTCTCAAAGGCTGTCTTCTCGGTACTGCCCAGGAAGTCTTTGAAGAAATCTGGGCGAATATGGAAGGACACAGCCAGGGAGCGGACGAACCGGATGACCGCACACTGGTGATTCTGAGAATGCTATCCGACAGCGAGTAA
- a CDS encoding Gfo/Idh/MocA family protein: protein MDTTNGKLNRKLNMALIGGGAGSFIGRVHATAAVLDNRAALVAGALSSNPERAKASAPSYDIKENRAYTSIDELIAKESKLPEGERVDFVSVATPNFTHFELAKKAVEAGFNVICDKPMTFDLDQAEDLLKTVEASGVVFAVSHNYTGYPLVRQAREMILSGELGEIQAIRSNYIQGWLRSRLEEEDQKQAAWRTDPKKSGAAGAFGDIATHAYNLGRYMTGLLPEEISCNLKVFVPGRQLDDYGHAVVRFENGALGTVTASQISHGRENDLFIEIDGTKGAIQWRQEEPNQMIVRCNGEPHKIYTRDPNASFMNGMGAAACRLPAGHPEAFFEAFGNVYRSAYDAMVARATGESFEKKETIYPNVYDGVEGMYFIQQCVASSSENGAWLPMKHPAARR from the coding sequence ATGGACACAACGAACGGCAAGTTAAATCGTAAATTGAATATGGCTCTGATCGGTGGTGGTGCAGGGTCCTTTATTGGCCGCGTCCATGCGACTGCGGCTGTCCTTGATAACCGGGCTGCTCTGGTCGCGGGGGCACTGTCTTCCAATCCGGAGAGAGCCAAAGCGTCGGCTCCTTCTTACGACATCAAAGAAAATCGCGCGTATACTTCTATCGACGAGTTGATCGCCAAGGAAAGTAAACTTCCCGAAGGGGAACGAGTCGATTTTGTCTCCGTCGCCACTCCCAACTTCACCCACTTCGAACTTGCAAAAAAAGCCGTAGAAGCGGGATTCAATGTCATCTGTGACAAACCGATGACATTTGACCTGGATCAGGCGGAAGACCTGCTCAAAACAGTGGAAGCTTCTGGCGTCGTTTTTGCGGTCTCGCACAACTACACTGGTTACCCTCTCGTCCGTCAGGCGCGTGAGATGATTCTCTCGGGTGAACTCGGTGAGATTCAGGCGATTCGCTCGAACTACATCCAAGGCTGGCTGCGAAGCCGCCTCGAAGAAGAGGACCAGAAACAGGCTGCCTGGCGAACTGACCCGAAGAAATCGGGAGCCGCAGGTGCCTTTGGTGACATTGCGACCCACGCTTACAACCTGGGTCGTTATATGACTGGCCTGTTACCGGAAGAGATTTCCTGCAACTTGAAGGTCTTCGTCCCCGGTCGTCAACTCGACGACTACGGCCATGCGGTCGTCCGTTTTGAAAACGGAGCACTGGGAACTGTCACAGCCAGTCAGATTTCCCATGGTCGTGAAAATGATCTGTTCATCGAAATCGACGGGACTAAAGGAGCCATTCAGTGGCGACAAGAAGAACCGAATCAGATGATCGTTCGTTGTAATGGCGAGCCTCACAAAATATACACTCGTGATCCGAATGCTTCCTTTATGAATGGTATGGGGGCCGCCGCCTGTCGCTTGCCTGCAGGTCACCCGGAAGCTTTCTTTGAAGCCTTCGGTAATGTCTATCGTTCGGCATACGATGCAATGGTTGCCCGCGCAACTGGCGAATCGTTCGAGAAAAAAGAGACCATTTATCCAAACGTGTACGATGGCGTCGAAGGGATGTACTTCATCCAGCAGTGTGTTGCCAGCTCATCCGAGAATGGTGCCTGGTTGCCAATGAAGCATCCTGCTGCCCGTCGATAA